In Acidisarcina polymorpha, the DNA window TTCTATCCAGCAATCATCAAGCGATGAAAGACTCCACAACTCTCCGGGACCCTGATACAGGTACGACTTTTGCCGATGAGATGCGGCTCATCCCACGGTGGTCGGTGGCAATTGCTGCCCTCGTCTTTGTCATCGTTCAGTACTTCTTTTGGATCGTGATGCCGGAGCATCGCAATCATCCACCGCCGCCGGTTGGCTTCCGTATCTATTTCGCGCTTTCGTGGAGCGCGCTGGCGGCGTTATACGTCCTGATGGTCGGCTACGTCAGCCAGGACGCCCCACGCCGCTCGATGAGTCTCCGATTCTGGATCGCGATCTGTCTCATTATGCCCGGGGGGATCGGTTCTGTGCTCTACTTCCTGCTGCGCCAGCCAATCATATCCCGCTGCCCAGCCTGTGGGACACGCACCCAGGCGGACTTCCATTTCTGTCCGCAGTGCGCCTGCCAGATCTCGGCTTGCTGCGGACAATGCTATCGCAGTGTTTCTGCGACGGACCAATACTGCGTTCATTGCGGGCATGACCTGGCAGCGGACAACACGCCCTCTCGTTTACGAGCATTTCAGTCTTAGCTGGAAACGGCAGTTGGGCGGCCCATGAAAGCGACCGGCTTCGAGTTCCGCCACCCGTTGCTCATCCACGAAGTGATTGTGGACGCGGCTCTATTTACCTACCTGGTGCTCCGCGGCGATGCCTTGAACCTGCGTTTTGGCGGCGATCCGAAGAAGACAGCGCTCCGTTGGACGAGAGCCACAAGTCTTTAAATCTTCTATACTCAGGTGTCGGCTCGCAATGTCTATAACCGCACTGATCATCGACGACGAACAACTCGCCCGCGAAGAGCTCGAGTACCTGCTTCGCGACGAGGGGGACATTGACGTTCTTGCCCAGGGCCGCAACGGGATCGAGGCCGTAGAACTTATCCAGTCGCATCATCCGGACGTCGTCTTCCTCGACGTGCAGATGCCGGGCCTTGATGGTTTTGCGGTTTTGAAGCGGCTGGTCGAACTACAAAAGAGCGAACTCAAAGACGGGTACCCTTTGCCTCAGATTATATTCGCGACCGCTTTCGATCAGTATGCTGTTCGCGCCTTTGACGTGAACGCGATCGATTATCTGCTGAAACCCTTCGATCATGCCCGTGTCCTCCAGGCGCTGGATCGGATCCGGCAACGCGTCCAGGACTCGGGCACGACAGATATGCACGCTTCATCAGGGGAAGACCGTGCGCAAAGCAGTGCTCCCGACAGTACCGGCACCCGGATTGAAGCATTGCTGAGACTGATGGAGCAGCAACAGGCAGGCGCGCGGCCTTCCGTTTCGAATCTCCAGTCGGGGAAGATTGTAGTTCAGGCCCAAAGCCGGCTCCTGCTTATCGACCAGAAAGATATCTGCTACGCGGCTATCGATGAGGGAACAATCTCGGTCGCCACTCCCTTGCTCGAAGGCCAATCGAAATGCCGCACGCTCGAAGAACTGCTGGACTTGCTCGACCCCGCAATCTTCTGGAGAGCGCACCGCTCCTATGTGGTGAACATCAATCACATCAAGGAAGTCGTGCCATGGTTCAAGTCGAGTTATCAGCTCAGGATGGCGGACAAGAAGCAGACGGAGATTCCCGTCAGCCGTGCCCAGACCCGGCGCCTGCGAGAACTGTTCAAGCTTTGAAGCATTGATCTGGCAAGCCAGTAGCTAAATGGAAGCAGGACCCTTCCGCTATACTGGGCGGTTGCCGCCGTTATGAATGCGAACCCATGAAGATCCTCGTCTGCATCAAGCAAGTCCCCCAAAAAGACGCACCACTCAAGCTGAACGAATCGGGCACCTGGATTCGCGATGACGTCTCCTACGAGGTGAATGAACCAGACGCTTATGCGCTCGAAGAGGCGCTGCGGCAGAGAGAGAAGCACGGCGGCGAGGTCGTGGTGATCACTGCCGGGCCCGCCCGCGCACAATCTGTGCTTCGGGAGGCGTTGGCCAAAGGCGCCGACCGCGCGATTCACCTCGACGACGATCGGTTTGTTCAGTTGGACTCGGCAAATACGGCGCGCGCGCTGGCCGCCGCCATTGAATCTGAAAGCTTCGATCTGATCGTCACCGGACTGCAGTCTGATGATTTCGGCGCGGCGCAGACGGGGATTCTGCTGGCCGAGATTCTCGGCTTGCCTCATGCGACCATTGTCATCGGGATCGAGAAGACAGAATCGGGAGTCACGCTCAAGCGCGAACTTGAGGCAGGCCACTATCAATACATCGATCTGCCCTTGCCCGCGGTATTGATGATTCAGAGCGGTATCAATAAGCTCCGCTATGCCACTCTCATTGGCATCAAGCAGGCCAAGATGAAGCCGGTCCGCAAGGTCAGCTTTGCGGAGATCAAAGCCAAACTGGGACGAAACCGGCAAAAAATTGAGCGGCTTTATATCCCCGCGAAGCAAAAGAAGACCGAAATGATCACTGGATCCTCTGCTGAGATCGCAAAGAAGATCGTCGAACATCTCAAGAACCACTCCCGCGTGATTTAATGTGGGGTGGGGTCGAGTTTTATTCAATTTGCAGTTTCCGCAGGAGCTGCTTTCGCAGTGGTCTTGCGGCCCCCGCTATCGAATGCAGGAGAAGATGAATGGCCAACATGCTGATTCCCTTTGAGGAACGCAACCTCACCCCGAACCAGGTAGAGCATCTGGATAAGCGTCGTGCCTGGGGGTTGACTCTTCAAGTGATTGCCGGGCTTTTGGCGATCATCGGCGTCGTCCTTTGGCTCTGGGTCGGCCAGGATCTGACTTATTCTCCAGGATGGATTCATCCGATGTTCTACTACGACGCCATTGTCTGGGTTGCTGCTGTTGTGCTGATTGGCATCGGGTCTGCGCTCCGCCGCGGGGCGCCCGAATTTTGAGATCTCCGCTTTGTTTTTGAATGAGTTGAAGGACGGTGGCGGATCTATGTTGGTCACCTCCGTCGAGCGCCAGACAACCTCATGCCAGACACCATCCTCGTAGTCGCCGAACAACGCGAAGGCAAACTGAATCGCGTCTCGTTCGAAACCATAGCAGCCGCGCAATCCATTGCCCATGAAACTGGCTGGATCGTCGAGGTAGTTCTACCCGGCCACGAGCTCAGCGCCGCCGCTGCCGAGCTTGCCACTAAAGCGGTCAAAAAAGTCTACCTGCTCGAGTCGCCCTCCCTCGAAACCTACACCTATGACGCCTATGTTCAGGCTATGGGCCAATTTCTGAAAGAAAAGCAGCCGAAGCTGGTTCTCTTTCCACATACCTATCAGGTCAGGGATTTTGCGCCTCGACTGGCGCTGGCGCTCGATCGCACCTTGATATCCGACAGTACCGGATTCAAGTTCGAGTCGGGCCGGCTACTCTTCACCCGGCAGATGTTTCAAGGCAAATTTGCGGCGGACGTCTCGTTTGCCGGAGAAGAACCCTGGCTCGCTACCATTCAGAATGGAGCCTTTCGTGGCGACCAGGTGGAGCCCGGCTCGGCTCCTCTCGAGACGATGACGGTGGCGGAGCCGCTCGCATCCTCCCGGGTGGTTCCTCATGAAGTCTTTCAGGAAGCCAAGCAGGCAGTTGACCTGGGCCAGGCAGAGGTGATCGTCGCTGTGGGCCGCGGCATACGGGAACAGAAGAACCTGGCTATCGCCGAGGCCCTTGCCGACGCGCTGGGCGGAGATATGGCTGCCTCTCGTCCGATCTGCGACAACGGATGGCTTCCTCTGGATCGTCAAATCGGTAGCTCCGGTCAGACTGTGGCACCGAAGCTCTACATCGCCTTAGGAATCAGCGGGGCTATCCAGCACATCGTTGGCATGAAAGGCTCAGGAACCATCGTTGCCATTAATAAAGACGCGGAAGCGCCGATATTCGAGATCGCCGACGTGGGCGTCGTTGGAAACCTTTTCGATATCGTGCCAGCCTTGACGGAAGAGATCAAGAAGGTCAAAGCGGCGGGTTGATCCCTGCAGGATTGAGTGCGCGCAAGCATCAACCTGTTAGCTAACGTGAAGATGATTTCCTAAGTTCGTGGGCCTCTTAAAGACAGCGAGGGATGAGCTTGCGCTCATCCCTCTGGTTCCAGTTTCAACTCAGATATCGGGCCGCTGACTAATAAGTTGTCGTATGAACCTTTTCTCCTTCGCGCACTGCGTCGGTGTCGCGTTTGCCAGCTGAACCCTCACTGGACGAAGCAATATCGTCGGCGCCCGAGCCTTTCAGCAGATTCTTGGCGCTGGTGATTTCTTCGCTGGTCTCGCAGTGCACGGAAAGAAGCACACCACCGTCCTTGACGCGTCCCTCGTAGCGTTTCGCTTCGTACTCCGGGATGCCTGCGCCAACTAAGGCGCCGACCAGACCCCCGACTGCGCCACCGACTCCGAAGCCGGCCAGCGCGCCCATGATCGGCCCGGCAGCGATGAGTGGGCCGACCCCGGGAATTGCCAGTGCTCCCAGACCAGCCAATAATCCAACGGTGCCGCCGACTACGCCGCCAGCGGTCACACCAGCCGCGGTGCCTTCCGGGGCCTTAGTGTGTTTCTGGTGAGCGAACTGTTTGTTGCTCTCGGTGTCGGCCATCAGGACGGAGACATCCTGCTCCGAGAATCCCTGGGCGACGAGCACATCAACGGCCTTTTCGGCGCTTTCAATATTCGGGTAAATCCCATAGACTGCCGTATTCTTACCTGCCATAGTAGTTCTCCTTGGGCAAATCGAGACAAAGTTGTTAGGGCGTGATCGTTATCTGACGCAGCAACTTACCGGCGAAGCGGACGCCTACTGGGGCTGGACGGTAATTTGATTGGTCACCTTGTCCGCGCCCGCGATCTGCGCTGCCAGGTCTTGAATCTTCTGTTTTTCATCGTCGGAATGCACGGGCCCTTTGAGAGTGACCGCGCCTTGCCTGACGATGATTTTCACGTTGTGGGCGTACATCGAAAGTTTTTTATCCGCAACCAGAGCTTTGCGGATCTTCGCAGTCATTTGGCGATCGCTGCTGGCGCTGCTTTGCTGATCAGCCGTCGTATTCTGCTGTTTGTTTTGCCCGGAGTTGTCAGGTTGATTTTGAGCGAGAGCGGGTTGAAAGACCGCCAATATCGCCATCAGAGTCAAAGACGTAAGAATGGGACCAAACAGCGTACTCTTTAAATGTTGCATGCGTTCCTCGATGATGCGCTTCGACCTTCTTGTCGCCGCAGGTCGCGGCGATTTAGGGGCATTGGCCCTGACTGATTCGACGGTGAACAAACACTTGCTAAGTCCGGCTGGCATCTCCCCGGTTCGTCGAATTAGGATGTGGCATCAAACTTTGGAGTTGTCTTTTTAAGTTTCCCCAACTCCGATGCCGAAGAACTCGGACTACTTGCCTTCCCTTTCCCCTCTTGGCTTTCCTTTCCCGACTTGCCTTCCCTTTGATTGATCCGCTACAAAAGAGTGCGGTCCAGCAAGGCCAGGGCAGCTGAGCAATCACCTCATGAATGAGATTCATTTTCGTAAACCGATCGACAACATCGATCGTCCTCAGATGGATGCCGATGTCGTCATCGTGGGCGGAGGGCCGGCTGGACTGGCTTGTGCATTGCGCCTTTCGCAGCTGATCGACAACCATAATCTTCACGATCCTGAGGCTCCACTCAGCAAAGAAAACATCTATGTCCTGGAGAAAGCTCGAGAAGCAGGACAGCATTGTCTTTCCGGCGCGCTGCTCGATCCGCGTTCGATGCGCGAGCTTTTACCAGGCTTCGAAGCCGAAGCGCCAATGGACGCCGAGGTCACAAAGGAATCGGTTTTTTTTCTCACCAGGACAGGCCAGCACAAATTTCCGATCGTCCCTCCGCCGCTCCGTGATCATGGCAACTATGTCATCTCCATCAATAAGTTTGTGAAATGGCTGGCTGCGAAGGTGGAGGAAAGCGGCATCACCATCTTCACTGGCTTCGCGGGCGCGGAACTGCTCTTCGATCAGGGCGGAGACGTCGTGGCCGGTGTCCGCACGGACGATAAAGGGGTGAATAAGCAGGGTGAGCGCAAAGCTAATTTTGAACCCGGCTATGACCTGCATTCCAAGGTCACGATCCTGGCCGAAGGGACTCGCGGGAACTGCGCAAAGCAGCTCATCCAGCGCCTTGATCTGGAGGACCCTGATCACGCCCAGACCTACGGCCTCGGGGTCAAAGAGCTTTGGGAGATCCCCGCGGGGCGCATAGCCAAGGGCGAGGTGATTTACACCCTGGGGTATCCGCTGACCACACGAGAATATGGGGGCGCCTGGATCTATGGAATCAGCGATACCGAGATCTCTCTGGGATACGTCACCGGCCTCGATTATCAGGATCCCCGGACTGACCCCAATCACGTCTTTCAGAGCTTCAAGAGCCACCCGTTCATTCGTCGACTGCTCGAAGGCGGCAAGATGGTCCGCTATGGCGCGAAGAGCCTGCCTTACGGGGGATGGCTCACAATGCCACGCCTCGGGGGCAACGGTTGGATGCTGCTAGGAGATAGTGCCAGCTTTCTCAACTCCCAGCGACTCAAGGGCATCCATCTCGCCATCAAGTCGGGAATGCTCGCGGCGGAAACTGCTTATGACGCGCTGATTCAGAAGAAATTCTCGAGTGCTCAACTCGGCGACTATAAGCGCCGGGTGGACGAAAGCTGGATACGAGAGGAACTCTACCCGGTGCGGAACTTCCATCAGGGTTTTGAGCATGGCCTGATCGACGGGCTGGTTAAGGCGGGGGTGCAACAAGTGCTTCGAGGCGGCAATCTTGGACCCGATTTTACCAACCGGGCAGGGTTCGAGAATATGCGCCAGCTCGACACTCTGGGCGAGCATAGCCATGGCCGCGAAGCATTTCTGGGCAATGCGCAGGGAGACGGCAAAATTACTTTCGACCGCCTCACCGACGTCTACTACTCGGGGACCCGCCATGAGGACGACCAGCCTACTCACCTGGTAATAGCTGATCTGGACATCTGCAACACCCGCTGCGTCAAGGAGTTCGGCAACCCCTGTCAATACTTCTGTCCCGCGGCGGTTTACGAGATGGTGGAGGATTCGATCGTGAGGACAGAAGGCGATGCGGGTGGCAATGGCACTCTAGCGAGCTCCGCCAAACGCTTACAGATTAATTTCGCAAATTGCGTTCATTGCAAGACCTGTGACATTGCCGATCCGTACCAGATCATTACCTGGGTGCCTCCAGAAGGAGGCGACGGGCCGAACTACGACGGCATGTAGTACCATTTAACAACATCAAACCCAAGAATGAAATTGAACGCTGGATCACGCTTGGAGAGCATGAGATCCCAGCGACTAATTTCACGGACGATCTTGGCATGCTAGGGATGGCTCGCTTGTCCAGCTTTGTGCCACTTTCAATTGCCTAGGAAATGGCGCAGTCAGGATCCACAATGTCTGGGAAGCCAGTTACAGCAGCGGGCTCTATGGCAGACCTGATGGTCTTCCACGAGATCGCACGCGCGCTCACATCGTCGCTGGATCTTGAATCCATTCTGACGACGATCATGCGGCAGATGCAGCGGTTTTTTCGTCCTGAAACCTGGGCGCTGTTATTGACCGACGAATCGCGCCGCGACCTTTACTATGCGATTGCGGACGGCCGCTACGGAAGTCAGTTGTCCGAAGTGCGGGTTCCTTACGGGCAAAGCATGGCTGGTTGGGTGGCAGAACGGGGTGAGACGCTGATCGTCCCGGAAACCTCGAAACATCCTCTTGCTGAAATAGGAGTTGATTCCCACCTGGGCTTTGAGGTTCGTTCCGCGGTCTGCATACCTCTGCGTTCGCGTCTGCGCACGTTAGGCGTCATCCAGCTCTTTAATTTGCCGCCCGATACATTTTCTGATTACGCAATCTCGTTCCTTCTTGTGCTCTGTGATTTTGCAGCGATCGCGATCGAAAATGCGCGAGCCTTCGAGCGAGTGCAGGAATTGACCATCCTTGATGAGTGCACTGGACTCTATAATCTTCGTCATTTCGCTGAATCGCTGCGGAACGAGATGAAACGTTCGGAGCGGCTCAACCTGCCGATGAGCCTAATCTTTATCGATCTCGATAACTTCAAGCTGGTGAACGATCAATACGGCCACCAGATTGGCAGCCGTCTACTCGCTGCGGTAAGCGGTACGATCAGGTCTCAAGTCAGAAGCATCGATCTCGTTTTCCGCTATGGAGGAGACGAGTTCATCGTTCTACTGCCCGCTACCGGCAAGCGCAAAGCGATTCAAGTAGCGAATCGTCTGCTCTACTCGTTTCGCAATGGACCCCATGATGTTTCGAATGATTTGCATATCGACGTGACCGCCAGTTTCGGAGTAGCCAGCTTCCCCGAGGACGGCAAGTCCGGTCATGAAATCCTTCGCGTCGCCGACGCCCGGATGTACTGGGTGAAAGGTTCGAGCCGCAACGGAATCGCCTTTGATGGAGGCGAGCAATCCCTGGAACAGCCTGCCTGAGTGAGGACCTGCTAAACAGGGGCTCATTCTCAGTATCTCAGTCCTAATCTTTGGGGAAACTCTTCTTCCTCCTCGTCTACCTCGATCAGGCCGAGAAAGTCGGTCACGATTCTGCGGTGACGCCTCAACAGTTCGAAGTGTGCTCCGACGACGAGCGCGGCTACGATCAGCAGGTGTCCCAGGCCCTGTAGAAGCCAGTCTTCCAGCCCCAGAGTTAACAAAACGAGCGGTGGAAAAAGCCCAAAGTATTGGATCAAGACAAAGGCCAGGTTTGTCGTAGAAGCAGGTCGCGCGCCAGTGAACGGAACCATCTTCACGTTCAAAAAGAAGGCGTCGGTCAATAGAAGACAGAGGCTGATGCCGACAAATACTTGAACGCCGGTATTGCTCCAGCCGTTGAACCCGGGCGGAGCGATAGCATGGATCAATGTCACACTTCCCAAGGTGAGTATCAGCGCCCATAGAAGCACCCACCACCTGGTTGCCGTGGACTCATCCCATCCCGGTTTGCCATTGATGACCCGGAATATCCAGTTGACCTTGCGGTCGGCCGGACCGAGAAAAGCCGCTCGTAAACCGGCAATCGTCCAGAAGGCGATGATCGGAATTGCCGCTCGCAAGCCATCAGGCGAGAAGACGAGGCTGATGTGGCCATCGCCCAGCTTTAACATCACCACTCCGGCGATAACCAATGCCATCCCGCCTCCTCCGTACATGGTCAGGTAAACGCGGTAGCGCGGGGTGCGCAGCAGCGTTTGGCTGATGAAGTGAAAGATGGCCCGGCGCTGCGGTATCCGCAACAGCGTCTTGTGAAGTACAGAAGTGAGAGGAATGAGGATACGATTCTGCGTGTTTCGCGGGTCGGCCCCCTCAACGACGTGACGCATCCGGGAACGGTATGCGAACGGATAAAACAGGCTGGCCATTGCAATCATGAAAGCGGTCGCAATCCATCCGGTACGCGCCAGGGTCGCAAATACAGGTAAGGTCGATGAGCCCCTTAACAGGCGCTCGTAAATGCCCAGAAACCAAAACGGCGGAAAATATTGAACCTCACGTCCGCCGGAGCTGAGCAAAGCTTCCAAAAACCTCGAGACGATAGGAAAGATCAGAAGCATCGTCAGCAGCCCAGTGACTGAGAGTCCTTGCAGAAAGGGTGAAATCGTCCTCGAGATTCGTTCTCCGAGCAGCGTCAAGAGAGAGCCCTGGAGCGCCAGGAAAAAGGCGGCAATGAATGCACCACTCATTGTGACCGCAACCAGGTGAGCAAAGAAGTGGCGCGCCAGACTCGGCAAGTCGGCGGAGGCGGGAAAGAATAAGCTCCCCAGTGCGTTTGCGCCGAGCAGAAAAATCCCTAAGAACAGGACCACTGCGGAGACCCGTGCCCAGAATAGCGTCTGGCGTTGGATTGAAAGAGTAGAGAGCACAAAGACATCCAACAGATCGGGGAAGAAAAAGTCCCATACAAAGATCGTGATGGCTCCGATCGCTACGAAGGAATACATCACATAAAAATAGTGGTCGCTTATCTGTAACCAGAATGGCCGGCCGCCTGGATAGTGGTATGGCGGGAAGAGATAGATCGCGACACAAAGCCCGGGAAGTGCTATCGCATAGGCAATCTGTAAGGCGCGCGCCTTGGTCTCTCCGTCCGATGAGGTCGTTTCATTGGTGAAGAAACGATCAAGAAAATGCCGCACGAGAACCTGGAATTGACTGCGCTCTTGCGGATCGCCATCGAACAAGGCAGCTTGGACAGCGAGCGAGAGAACGGGATGCTTGGGCGGTGAGAAGAGCCGCACCCGGCTAAGCATGTTCCACCAGCATGGTTTCGACCAACTCGCGAGCTAACACCTTGGTATCCTGCTGCTGCACCAGTTGAGCGAAGGCGCTTTCAAGATTAGCAAGCTTCATCAGCCTGGTCAGCTCAGAGGGCGCGGTGTCGGCGAGGATCCTACCCTGGGCGATCACCACCACCCGATCGCAGATTTGCTCGACCACTTCGAGAACATGGGAGATATAGAGAATCGCTTTTCCGCTCGCAGCCAGTTGCTGCAGCAAGTCCTTGAAGAGTCGCGCCGAGTCGACATCCAGCCCGGAGAGCGGTTCATCGAAAACCAGCAGTTTGGGATCATGCATGAGCGCCGCCGCGATCAGCACCCGCTGCTTCATACCTTTCGAATATGCGGAGATCGGAGAATGCCGCCAGGATTCGAGGCCCAGCAGGCGGAGCAGCTTGTTGGCTTTGAGCTGGATGAGCGGCTCAGGCATGCCGCGTAAGCGCCCCACCAGCTGAAGATATTCCAAACCGGAGAGGTAGGTGTACACGTGCGCCTCTTCGGGAACGTATCCCAGCTTAGCCCGAAATCCAGCCAGATCGGCGCGGATGTCTACACCTTCGAACAAGACTTTTCCGTCATTCGGCTGGAGAATGCCGGTGATGATTTTGACAGTGGTGGACTTTCCCGATCCGTTGGCGCCCAAGTAGCCAACGATCTCGCCAGTTCCCACCCGGAAGTTCACATTGGCGATCGCCGGAATCCCTCGGTAACTTCTCGAAACGTTGTGCAGTTCAAGCATGATGGAAGCCTCCATTCCTGCCCCCTATGTAGCATACTGTCTTAGAGCTAGTCAAATAGCATGCTACATAGGTAGAATGCCGCCATGGCCGTTGAAGCGAAGCTCTCCCATACCGCTGCCTTGATCCTCCAGGCCATTCACGCCGGGCAGGTTTACGGCTTCAGTGTCATGGAGAGGACCGGACTGCCGAGCGGAACTGTATACACGGCTCTGCGCCGCATGGAGCGCGACGGACTCATCCATTCAAAATGGGAACAGCAATCGATCGCCGACGCAGAGCAGCGGCCGCTGCGCAAGTACTACAAGTTGACCCAGGCCGGCGGAGAGATGCTTTCGGCACTTTATAAGCGGTATCCATTGCTGGAGAGGTTGATTCCTTCGCCGGAGGTGGAAAACGCATGACCAGTCGAGACCTGATCAACTCTCTGCCGGTATGCAGGATCTTGCTGCGGACGGCGGGTCATTTCGTACCCCGAGAGTACCGAACGGAATGGGCAGCCGAATGGGAAGCGGAACTCTGGCACATCCGGAGCCTGGGCGGCTCTGAATCTTCGCTCCGGGGCAGCGGCTATGGATCGCCGGCGCCCGCTGTCTTTTGTCTTGGCGCGTTCCAGGACGCACTTTGGCTAAGACGGAATGACCCGCATTTTGCGCTGCGTGAGCTGGCCCGGCTCGGCTCTTCATCGCGATGCGTTTTGTCCCTCGCAGCCTGGCTGATCACGAGCCTTCTACTTTGTTTCTGGCTGCCGTCTGCCCGCAAGGCGATGCTGCCTTCTCCGTACCCTGGTTCCAATCAGGTAGTACTGATTTCGCCGAGCGGAAAATCTGCTTCGCAGCTTCCCACGATCCGAGTTGCCGACTATCGCGCATGGAAGACCAGCACAAGACATCTGTTTACCGAGCTCGCCTTTTACCAGATGGTCGAGAAGCGAGTTCATCTGGCGCCTCACCAGACGGTTGACCTTTCGATCGTGCGATCGAGCACCAACCTCTTTGAATTGCTAAACTTGCCTTCGTTCTCGCTGGCGCCTGGTCAGAGGCCTGGACTGCTTCTGAGCGAGGCGGCGTGGCGAACCTATTTCAAAAGCGATGCTCGGATTGTCGGACGCCTGGTAGAAGTCGGTGGACTGCAGGTCCGCATAGTTGGCGTGCTCTCGCAGGATCTCTGGCGCTTGCCGGGCCACGCGGACGGTTGGATGATTGCCGAAGGTGATCCGCTGCAAGGCCTTCCTTCCAACTCCAAGGGTTTCGTGCTTGCACATTTACAGCCCTCTGGATTCTCTTCAGACCAGCATCAGATGATCGTCTACCGGGAGAATGGAGACGCCGACCGTTTCGACTGTGTCTCGCTCACACAACAAGCGAGTCTGCCCTTCTCTATTTATCTCTTCACGCTGTTTGTGGCCTGCCTGGCGCTGCCCGCCACTACGCCTCTGCCCTTGGGGGAATACCCTGCCCGCTC includes these proteins:
- a CDS encoding ABC transporter permease — translated: MTSRDLINSLPVCRILLRTAGHFVPREYRTEWAAEWEAELWHIRSLGGSESSLRGSGYGSPAPAVFCLGAFQDALWLRRNDPHFALRELARLGSSSRCVLSLAAWLITSLLLCFWLPSARKAMLPSPYPGSNQVVLISPSGKSASQLPTIRVADYRAWKTSTRHLFTELAFYQMVEKRVHLAPHQTVDLSIVRSSTNLFELLNLPSFSLAPGQRPGLLLSEAAWRTYFKSDARIVGRLVEVGGLQVRIVGVLSQDLWRLPGHADGWMIAEGDPLQGLPSNSKGFVLAHLQPSGFSSDQHQMIVYRENGDADRFDCVSLTQQASLPFSIYLFTLFVACLALPATTPLPLGEYPARSESLAWRIRIRRWLFLAFKLALILPLVYFSSGVLAYGNLFSGIRAVNSVSAQYLQLGSSFLGLLFAFRWALRDQRSRCPVCLRRLTNPARVGEASRNFLAWNGTELICSGGHGLLHIPEIPTSWFSTQRWLYLDSSWSSLFSDVSVASAGAL